From the genome of Streptococcus marmotae, one region includes:
- a CDS encoding homoserine dehydrogenase has protein sequence MSVKIGLLGFGTVASGIPFLLKENAEKIQQAAQDTIEIAKVLVRDDAEKERLEAAGHDYYFVTNVDEILADEDIQIVVELMGRIEPAKTLIRRALEAGKHVVTANKDLLAVHGSELRTLAEKNKVALYYEAAVAGGIPILRTLSNSLVSDKVTRILGVLNGTSNFMMTKMVDEGWTYEEALKTAQELGYAESDPTNDVEGIDAAYKAVILSQFGFGMTIDFDNVEHKGISTISPDDVAVAQELGYVIKLVGDIRETASGLSAEVSPTFLPKQHPLASVNGVMNAVFVESIGIGQSMYYGPGAGQKPTAASVTADIIRIVRRLKDETVGKSFNEFSRPLQIAAPSDVRSEYYFSILAPDKNGTLLQLAEIFNAEEISFKQILQQASDGEQARLVVVTHSMSKTQLERVTSTLAEVADFTLQNTFKVLGE, from the coding sequence ATGTCAGTAAAGATTGGATTATTAGGTTTTGGAACGGTAGCAAGTGGGATTCCGTTCTTGCTGAAGGAAAATGCTGAGAAGATTCAGCAAGCTGCTCAAGATACGATTGAAATTGCAAAAGTATTGGTACGAGACGATGCAGAAAAAGAACGCTTAGAAGCAGCAGGACACGACTATTATTTTGTGACAAATGTAGATGAGATTTTAGCTGATGAGGACATTCAGATTGTTGTTGAATTGATGGGACGGATTGAGCCAGCTAAGACGCTTATTCGTCGTGCTTTGGAGGCTGGGAAACATGTTGTTACAGCTAATAAAGACTTATTGGCAGTTCATGGAAGCGAACTGCGGACATTAGCAGAGAAGAACAAGGTCGCACTGTATTATGAAGCAGCTGTTGCGGGCGGTATTCCTATTTTGCGCACTCTGTCAAATTCATTGGTATCTGATAAGGTAACCCGTATCCTAGGTGTCCTAAATGGTACCTCGAATTTCATGATGACTAAAATGGTAGACGAGGGATGGACCTATGAAGAAGCCTTGAAAACAGCTCAAGAATTAGGGTATGCGGAATCTGATCCAACCAATGATGTTGAAGGAATTGATGCGGCCTACAAAGCAGTCATTCTCAGTCAATTTGGCTTTGGAATGACGATTGATTTTGATAATGTTGAGCATAAGGGAATCTCGACTATTTCACCAGATGATGTAGCGGTAGCGCAGGAATTGGGCTATGTCATTAAATTAGTTGGGGATATCCGGGAAACAGCTTCTGGTTTGTCAGCTGAAGTGTCACCAACCTTCTTGCCAAAGCAACACCCCTTAGCAAGTGTCAATGGCGTAATGAATGCGGTTTTTGTTGAGTCAATCGGAATTGGTCAATCTATGTATTATGGGCCAGGAGCTGGTCAAAAACCAACAGCAGCTAGCGTAACAGCAGATATTATTCGTATTGTTCGCCGTTTGAAAGATGAGACAGTTGGGAAATCCTTTAATGAATTCTCTCGTCCACTCCAAATTGCAGCCCCAAGTGATGTGCGTAGTGAATATTATTTCTCTATCTTGGCACCAGACAAAAATGGGACCTTGCTCCAATTGGCTGAGATTTTCAATGCGGAAGAAATTTCCTTCAAGCAAATTCTCCAACAGGCTTCTGACGGTGAGCAGGCACGGCTCGTAGTTGTAACCCATAGTATGAGTAAAACTCAGCTAGAACGTGTGACAAGCACTCTAGCAGAAGTAGCTGACTTTACGCTTCAAAATACCTTCAAAGTGTTAGGGGAATAA